One region of Miscanthus floridulus cultivar M001 chromosome 19, ASM1932011v1, whole genome shotgun sequence genomic DNA includes:
- the LOC136525462 gene encoding protein MEI2-like 2, with translation MDRSSDHFNPPGLAVPAASKSRQMAANNNPWRGPLPPLLNARAGFGDTSLFSSSLPVLPHQKYFSDSAHGTPSMDDTSAKMKVLADDPDEKDYKFDFDLRQIDDLLPDEDEFFAGITDDTEPVGQTNTMEELEEFDVFGNGGGMELDIDPVESITVSFANSSIVDGARGNGINPFGVPSTVGTVAGEHPFGEHPSRTLFVRNINSNVEDCELRSLFEQYGDIRTLYTATKHRGFVMISYFDIRAARNAMRALQNKPLRRRKLDIHFSIPKENPSDKDLNQGTLVIFNLDPSVSNEEVRQIFGAYGEVKEIRETPNKKHHKFIEFYDVRAAEAALRSLNKSEIAGKRIKLEPSRPGGTRRNLMQQLGHDLDQEEPRSYRHPHVGSPVANSPPGAWAQAHYSSPTDNNMLQAFTRSPTGNGMSPIGMPSLISNAPKIAPIGKDNNRSKYDQVFSNGNQSLGAAFQHSHSYQDHNSEHMSSSPGTLSGPQFLWGSPKPYSEHSKSPIWRPPAIGPALSSSSRTQGQGFLYSSRQASLFGSSDQHHHHVGSAPSGAPFESHFGFLPESPETSFMKQVRFGNMGSVGPAR, from the exons ATGGATCGATCGTCAGATCATTTTAATCCTCCAG GTCTTGCGGTGCCTGCCGCCTCAAAGTCACGACAGATGGCCGCAAATAACAACCCTTGGAGGGGTCCTCTGCCACCGCTGCTCAATGCTCGTGCTGGCTTTGGTGATACAAGCCTCTTCTCAAGCTCACTGCCGGTTCTTCCTCACCAGAAGT ACTTTTCTGATTCTGCTCATGGTACCCCATCAATGGATGACACTTCAGCCAAAATGAAAGTGCTTGCTGATGATCCTGATGAGAAGGACTACaagtttgattttgatcttcgACAGATAGATGACTTGTTGCCTGACGAAGATGAGTTTTTCGCGGGGATCACAGATGACACTGAGCCCGTTGGGCAGACAAATACCATGGAGGAATTGGAGGAGTTTGATGTCTTTGGCAATGGAGGGGGCATGGAGCTGGACATTGACCCTGTGGAGAGCATCACAGTTAGTTTTGCAAATTCAAGTATTGTCGACGGGGCTAGAGGCAATGGCATCAACCCTTTTGGTGTCCCAAGCACTGTAGGAACTGTGGCTGGGGAGCATCCATTTGGAGAGCACCCTTCCAGGACCTTGTTTGTAAGGAACATCAATAGCAATGTCGAGGACTGTGAGCTGCGATCTTTGTTTGAG CAATATGGGGACATCCGGACCCTTTACACTGCAACAAAGCACAGGGGCTTTGTAATGATATCTTATTTCGATATCAGAGCTGCACGGAATGCAATGCGAGCATTGCAGAACAAACCTCTGAGGAGGAGAAAGCTGGACATTCATTTTTCCATCCCAAAG GAGAATCCATCTGACAAAGATTTAAACCAGGGAACTCTTGTTATTTTTAACTTGGATCCATCAGTTTCTAATGAAGAGGTTCGCCAGATTTTTGGGGCATATGGGGAAGTAAAGGAG ATAAGAGAGACACCAAACAAGAAACATCATAAGTTTATAGAGTTCTATGATGTAAGAGCAGCAGAGGCTGCACTTCGGTCACTGAATAAAAGTGAGATAGCTGGAAAGCGGATCAAGTTGGAACCAAGTCGTCCTGGTGGAACACGCAGAAA CTTGATGCAGCAGCTTGGTCATGATTTGGACCAAGAGGAGCCCAGAAGCTACAGACATCCTCATGTTGGTTCACCCGTTGCTAACTCTCCTCCAG GGGCATGGGCTCAGGCTCACTATAGTAGTCCAACAGATAACAATATGCTGCAAGCTTTCACGAGATCTCCAACTGGAAATGGAATGAGTCCTATCGGAATGCCTTCACTGATTTCAAATGCTCCAAAGATTGCTCCTATCGGCAAGGATAACAATCGGTCTAAATATGACCAAGTCTTCTCAAATGGTAACCAGTCCCTGGGAGCTGCATTTCAGCACTCCCACTCATACCAAGATCACAACAGTGAACACATGAGTTCTAGTCCTGGGACTTTATCAGGGCCCCAGTTTCTCTGGGGCAGTCCAAAGCCATATTCAGAACATTCAAAATCCCCTATTTGGCGTCCACCAGCAATCGGACCTGCATTGTCATCCAGCAGTCGCACTCAGGGCCAAGGATTCCTGTACAGTAGCCGTCAGGCTTCATTATTTGGTTCTTCAGATCAGCACCATCATCATGTTGGTTCTGCCCCTTCAGGTGCTCCATTCGAGAGCCATTTTGGCTTCTTACCTGAATCGCCTGAGACATCTTTTATGAAGCAAGTCAGGTTTGGGAACATGGGTAGTGTTGGTCCTGCACGATGA